From Streptomyces chrestomyceticus JCM 4735, one genomic window encodes:
- a CDS encoding acyl-CoA dehydrogenase family protein gives MSLDHRLSPELEELRRTVEAFAHDVVAPKIGEFYEQHEFPYEIVRDMGRMGLFGLPFPEEYGGMGGDYLALGIALEELARVDSSVAITLEAAVSLGAMPIYHFGTEEQKREWLPRMCTGEVLGAFGLTEPDGGSDAGATRTTAVREGDEWVINGSKCFITNSGTDITGLVTVTAVTGRKDDGSPLISSIIVPSGTPGFSVGAPYSKVGWNASDTRELSFSDVRVPAANLVGAEGRGYAQFLRILDEGRIAIAALATGLAQGCVDESVRYAKDRHAFGRPIGHNQAIQFKLADMEMRAHTSRLAWRDAASRLVHGEPFKKEAALAKLYSSEIAVDNAREATQIHGGYGFMNEYPVARMWRDSKILEIGEGTSEVQRLLIARELGV, from the coding sequence ACTCGAAGAGCTGCGGCGCACGGTCGAGGCGTTCGCACACGACGTCGTCGCGCCCAAGATCGGCGAGTTCTACGAGCAGCACGAGTTCCCGTACGAGATCGTGCGGGACATGGGCCGGATGGGCCTGTTCGGTCTGCCCTTCCCCGAGGAGTACGGCGGCATGGGCGGCGACTACCTCGCCCTCGGCATCGCCCTGGAGGAGCTGGCCCGGGTCGACTCGTCCGTGGCGATCACCCTGGAGGCGGCCGTCTCGCTCGGCGCCATGCCGATCTACCACTTCGGCACCGAGGAGCAGAAGCGCGAGTGGCTGCCCCGGATGTGCACGGGTGAGGTGCTGGGCGCCTTCGGCCTGACCGAGCCGGACGGCGGCTCGGACGCGGGCGCCACCCGGACCACCGCGGTCCGGGAGGGCGACGAGTGGGTGATCAACGGCAGCAAGTGCTTCATCACCAACTCCGGTACGGACATCACCGGCCTGGTCACGGTCACCGCCGTCACCGGCCGCAAGGACGACGGCAGCCCGCTGATCTCCTCGATCATCGTGCCGTCCGGCACCCCGGGCTTCTCCGTCGGCGCCCCGTACTCCAAGGTCGGCTGGAACGCCTCGGACACCCGTGAGCTGTCCTTCTCCGACGTACGGGTCCCGGCGGCCAACCTGGTCGGTGCGGAAGGCCGCGGCTACGCCCAGTTCCTGCGCATCCTGGACGAGGGCCGGATCGCCATCGCGGCGCTGGCCACCGGTCTCGCGCAGGGCTGTGTGGACGAGTCCGTCCGGTACGCCAAGGACCGGCACGCCTTCGGCCGGCCGATCGGCCACAACCAGGCGATCCAGTTCAAGCTGGCCGACATGGAGATGCGCGCCCACACCTCCCGGCTGGCCTGGCGGGACGCCGCGTCGCGCCTGGTGCACGGCGAGCCCTTCAAGAAGGAGGCCGCCCTCGCCAAGCTGTACTCCTCCGAGATCGCGGTGGACAACGCCCGCGAGGCCACCCAGATCCACGGCGGCTACGGCTTCATGAACGAGTACCCGGTCGCCCGGATGTGGCGTGACTCCAAGATCCTGGAGATCGGCGAGGGGACGAGCGAGGTGCAGCGGCTGCTGATCGCGCGCGAGCTGGGCGTGTAG